The nucleotide sequence TGGTCCGCAGATCCTGTGGAGGAGCTCGATACCGCCCTGTGCGTCGTGCTGGTCGAGCCGACGGGGGAGCGGACGTTCGTCACGCTGCAGGGCGCGGAGCGGAGGCTCACCGTCGAGGCACTGACGTCTGCGCGCCCTCGCCCCGATGACCTGGTGTGCGTCACGGGCTACACGCTCGCGGTCGACTCGACGCGCGACCCTCTGCTCACCTGGCTCCCATCGCTGCCGACGGGGGCTCCGGTCGTGCTCGACCCGGGGGCCGCGTTCGCCGGCCTCCCGGCTGTGATCCGCGACGAGATGCTGTCGGCGACCAGCGTGTGGACGTCGAACCTCGAGGAGGCGCGGGCGCTGGTCGGCGACCTCGACATGGCAGCCGCCGCGGCCGCGATGTCCGGACTCCTGCCGGACGGGTCCGTCAGCATCGTGCGCGACGGGCCGGCCGGCTGCGCCGTACACGCCGGCGGCGTGGTCACCAGCGTGCCCGGCTACCCGCGCAGCCCCGTCGACACGAACGGCGCCGGCGACGCCCACACGGGCGTGCTGCTGGCGGAGCGCGCGGCGGGCACAGGCTGGGTCGAGGCATGCCGGCGCGCGAACATCGCCGGGGCGATCACCGTGACGCGGCTGGGACCGGCCACCTGCCCGACGCGCGCCGAGATCGACGCGTTCGACGCCGCCCTGCTGCAACACTCTGCGCATGACTGACAACGCCTGGCTCGTGGTGATCGACGGGCAGCGGATCTTCGCGGACCCGGCGAGCGAGTGGGGTTCGCCCCTGTGGCCTGGGGCACTCGAGGTGATCTCCACGCTGCTGCCGCGGTTCCCCGGTCGCACGCTGCTGACCCGCTGGGTGCCGCCCGCACCGGAGAAGAGGGTCGGGTCGTGGCGCGACTACATGTCGGCCTGGCCGTTCGCCGACCGTGCCTCCGACGACCCCTACCTCGCGCTGGTCGACGAGCTCGCCACCGTCGACGCGGCCGTCGTGGACGCCCCGACGTTCGGCAAGTGGGAGGCGCTGGCCCCGCTGGTCGGCGAGGCCCCGGACCTCGTGGTCGTCGGGGTGGCGACCGACTGCTGCGTGATCTCGACGGTGCTCCCGGCAGCCGACGCGGGTGCGCGCATCACGGTGGTCACGGACGGCTGCGCGGGCTCGACGCCGGAGAACCAGGCGGCCGCTCTGCAGGTGATGGGGCTGTTCCCGCCGCAGGTGCGCCTGTGCACCGCGGCCGAACTGGGCTGAAGGCCGGACCGCGGAACGCCTCTCGGCGTGTGGCCGCTCGAGGCGGCAAATAGTGGAGCCCGGGGTTACCGCGGCCCGGCGATGCCCACTCTACCGTTGCTGCCAAACGCGTGGGTCAATCCAGCCGATCCGCGCGCCACAGGCGGGCGGCCTCGGCCAGCTCCTGAGACATCTTCGCCAGCCCGGTTGCCAGCCGCGTCTCAGACTCGGAGTCCGCTGAATCGGAGCCGGCCAACTCGTTCGAGCCGACCGCCAGCACGCGGGCGAAGCCCGAGGCCCTGTCGAGGGCGACGTCGAAGTCGCCGCTGAAGGCGCCGCGCAGGATCTCGGTGGCCAGGTCGACGACCTCCTCGGGGGTGGGCATATTGCCGGCGCCGGCCAGCGCCTGGCCGACGGTGTCGAGCATCAGGCCGCTGCGGAAGCGGTACCCGGCCCCGGCGGGGTTGTCGGCGACCGTGAAGCGCAGCAGATAGAGGCGCCACAGCGCGCCGGGGAGGGTGTCGGCCTCCGCTCCTGACCACAGCTCCGCCACGTCGTCGATCCCGTGCTCGTCGGCGTACGCGATCACGGCCTCGACCAGCTGAGGATCGGAGGATCCGCGCACCCGACTCAGCAACGCGTGCGCAGTGTCGTGTGCGAGGGCCGTCACGTCGGCCGGGTCGCCGGACCCGCTGAGAACCTCGATCACGTCGCCGGGACGCCTGACTGGCTTGTGGTAGCTGCCCATGCTCCGATCCTATGCCGAGGGTCGCGAAGTAGGGTGGGGCCCGTGGAGATCACGCGCCTGCCTCGCCCGACGGACCCCGCGGGCCCCGACTTCGCGCCCTTCGAGCTGGACGCCCGGCTGTGGGACGAGGTCCTCGCCGAGACGGCCGGTGACGCCGACCTCGGCCAGTCGGCGCTGCGGCGGTGGGCCGAGTGCGATCCCAACCCGCACACCAGCACCCACTGGTTCGGGGCGTCGGTCGACTCGCGCCTGGTCGGGGTCGCGACGCTGGATCTGCCGCAGCAGGACAACCGGCGCATCGCGTACGTGTCGGTGGCCGTCGAGCACGACAGCAGGGGTCGCGGCATCGGCGGCGCGCTGCTGGAGGCCGCGCTCGAGACCGCGCAGGCCGACGGCCGCACGAACTTCCAGGCCTGGACCTGGGAGACGCGCCGGGACCCGGCCGAGGGGGGCCTCAGCGCGCGCGACGGGGACGGCGTCATCGACCCGGCCTCCCCGCGCGCCGGGTTCCTGCTCGCCCACGGATTCCGCCTCGCCCAGGTCGAGACCATGTCCCGGCTCATGCTGCCCGACCGCAACCGGCTGCTCGGCATGCTGGGCGATGCGGCGGACGCGGCCGGCGACGACTACGAACTGGTGAGCTGGGTCGGAGCGACTCCGCCCGGCCACCTGGACGACGTCGCCCGCCTCATGGAGGCCATGAGCACCGACGTTCCGACGGGGGAGGCGGAGCTGGAGGCCGAGGCCTACGACGCGGCGCGCGTGCGGCTGGCCGACGCCCGGCTCGACCTCGCCGGTGCCACGCAGATCGTCACCGCCGCCCGGCACCGTCGCACGGGAGCCCTGGTCGGCTTCACACGGCTGATCCACGACCCGGCCCGCCCCGAGGTCGGCGACCAGTGGGACACGCTCGTGGTGGGGCCGCACCGCGGCCACGGCCTCGGGCTGTGGATGAAGTGCCGCAACCTCATCGAGCTCAGCGACGCCCGGCCTGCGGCCCGCCGGGTCGTGACGGGTAACGCGTCGGAGAACGCCCACATGCTCGCCATCAACACGCGACTCGGATTCGTGCCCGTGGCGGCCTCAGGCTGGTTCGAGCGGCGGGAGCCGACCGATGGCGCTCAGTAGGGCGGCGATCACGGGGGCCGGACTCGAGATCCTCGACACCTACGGCCTCGGCGACCTGAGCATGCGGCGCGTCGCGGACACGCTCGGCGTCCAGGCCGGGGCGCTGTACTACCACGTCCCCAACAAGCAGAGCCTGCTCGCGGCCCTCGCGGACGAGGTGCTCGACGCCGTGGACGTCCCCGAGGCGGGGCTGCCCCTCGAGGAATGGCTCGTCGCGTGGGCCTCGGCGCTGAGAGCTGCGCTACTGGCCCGTCGCGACGGCGCGGAGCTGGTCGCCTCCTCACTCGCGCTGGGGCTGGGCGGCATCGACCCGACGGTGCCGGCCGTCGACAGGCTGGCCGAGGCCGGCGTGGCGATGCCGGGGCCGACAGCCCGGGCGCTGCTGCACCTCGTCCTGGGTCAGGCGGTCACGGAGCAGACGCAGTCGCAGATGCACGCCCTCGGGGTGCTGACGAGCTTCGACGCCCGACGTGCGGAGCAGGACTTCGCCTGCGGCGTCGGCATCTTCGTCGACGGGGTCAGCTCGCGGGCGCCCGTCGCCCGATGACGGACACCACGATCAGCGCGACCAGCGCGAAGGCGGCCACGCCCAGGGATCCGTAGGTCACGGGGAACAGCCATGCCGACAGCGACGTCAGCGCCCCGTCGGCGAGCGACCCGACGAGAGCGGCAGCGAGCGTCGAGCCGGACGGCAACGGGATGAACTCCATCCCCCATGCGGCCAGGGTCGTGGCGGCCGCCGTGAGCAGGGAGGCGATGAGCAGGCAGACCCAGCGCGCCCGGCGGGTGCCGACAGCCAGGCCGACCAGCGCGAGCACCGCGCCCGCCGCATAGAACCAGCGCCACTGCGCGCTGACCTCCAGCGCCTGCGTCGCGCCGTCGAGTTGGGAGGCGTCGGGGCGGCCCAGCGGCACGCGCACCTCGTCGGTCCAGTCCATCTCCGTGATGAAGACCTCCACGCGCTGGTCGTTCGTGAGCGCCCCGAGCTTGGCGGCCAGCACGTCGACGAAGGGCGTGAGGTCGAACCACAGCGTGGGGGTCTGGCTGGGGTCGTCGGCGTACGCGTCGAGCTCCGAGACGATGCCCGCGCGCGTCGTGTCGATCGAGGTCACCCACGCCTGGTCGATGCCCTCGTCGGCCAGCGTGGCCTCGACGGCCTGGCCGATCAGGGTCTCCAGGTGTGCCGCGATTCCGGGCACCGCGGCGCTGATGGTGGGGATCTTGTCTGTCGCGACGCGGGTCAGCGTCGACGACAGGGCGGCCTGCACCCCCGCGTCCCGGGACACAGGGCCGACGATCTCCTGCAGCGGGCCGGAGGTTCTCGCGGCGTTGTCGGCCCACTGGGCGACCGACCCGGTCAGCACGGACAGCCCGGCCGCCACGAGCAGCAGGAACGACAGGATCGATCGCAGGACGGCCACGGCGCCTCCTCGGAGTAGAAGTCTGATGGAATCGTACCGGCCCGCCTGTTGAATATCTATCGATTGCGTGGAATACTCACGCCCATGACCTACTCAGTCGCAGTGGCAGGCTGCACCGGCTACGCGGGGGGCGAGCTCCTGCGGCTCCTCCTTGCCCATCCCGACGTGAGCATCGGTGCGCTGACCGGGAACTCCAGCGTCGGCGATCTGCTCGGCCAGCATCAGCCGCACCTCGCGCCGCTCGCCGACCGCGTCGTGCAGGAGACGAGCGCCCAGGTGCTCGCCGGGCACGACGTCGTGTTCCTCGCGCTGCCGCACGGCACCTCTGCGGCGATTGCCGAGCAGCTGGGCGACGATGTCGTCGTCATCGACGCGGGCGCGGACTTCCGGCTGAACGACGCCACGCAGTGGAAGAAGTTCTACGGAACGCCCCACGCGGGCACCTGGCCCTACGGGCTGCCCGAGCTCCCCGGTGCGCGCGAGGCGCTGGCCGGCAGCCGTCGCGTCGCCGTCCCCGGCTGCTATCCGACGGCGTGCACACTGGCACTGCTGCCCGCGGTCGCCGGCTCGCTCGTCGACCCGTCGCAGATCGTCATCGTCGCCGCCAGCGGCACCTCCGGCGCCGGCAAGTCCCTGAAGCCGAACCTGCTCGGCTCCGAGGTGATGGGCTCCATGAGCCCCTACGGCGTCGGCGGCGTCCACCGGCACACGCCCGAGATCACCCAGAACCTCGCAGGTGTCACCGACGAGCGGGTGGTCGTCAGCTTCACCCCGACCCTGGCGCCCATGCCGCGCGGCATCCTCGCGACCTGCTCCGCCCCCGTCGCGCCCGGCGTGACCACCGACGTGGCGCGCGCCACCTACGAGGCCTTCTACGCCGACGAGCCCTTCGTCGACCTGCTGGCCGAGGGCGTGTGGCCCCAGACGGCCTCGATCGTCGGCTCGAACCGCGTCATCGTCCAGGTGGTCGTCGACGAGACGGCCGGACGGCTCATCGCCATCAGCGCGATCGACAACCTGACGAAGGGCACCGCCGGCGGCGCGGTGCAGTCCATGAACCTTGCCCTCGGGCTCCCCGAGGGCACCGGCCTCAGCACGGTAGGAGTGGCCCCGTGAGCATCACCGCACCCCAGGGATTCGTCGCGGCCGGCGTCACGGCCGGCCTCAAGCCGAGCGGCCGCGCCGACGTCGCACTGGTCCGCAACCTCGGCCCGTCCATGTCGGCCGCCGCGGTCTTCACCAGCAACCGCGTCTTCGCCGCACCCGTGAAGTGGTCCCGGCAGGCCGTCGCGGACGGCCAGCTGCAGGCCGTCATCCTCAACTCCGGCGGCGCCAACGCCTGCACGGGGCCGGAGGGCTTCGCCGACTCGGCGGCCACGGCCTCGCGGGTCGCGGACCGACTCGGCCTCATCACGGACAACGTCGCGGTGTGCTCCACCGGCCTCATCGGCGTCCGTCTGCCCATGGACCTGCTGCTCGCAGGCGTCGACGACGCGGCCGCCAGCCTGGCTCCCGACGGCGGCCCCGACGCCGCCAGGGCCATCATGACCACCGACACCGTCCCGAAGGAGGCCGTGGCCGAGGGCGCCGGCTGGAGCATCGGCGGGATGGCCAAGGGCGCCGGCATGCTGGCCCCCGGGCTCGCGACCATGCTCGTGGTGCTGACGACCGATGCCGAGCTGCCCGCGGACGCTCTGCAGGGGGCGCTGCGGGAGGCCACCCGGCTGAGCTTCGACCGCGCCGACTCCGACGGGTGCATGTCCACCAACGACACGGTCATCCTGATGTCGTCTGGTGCCTCGGGCGTCACCCCCGGGGTGGCTGAGTTCACGGCATCCCTGACCGCGCTGTGCCAGGACCTCGCCCGCCATCTGATCGCCGACGCCGAGGGCGCTGCGCACGAGATCGCCATCGAGGTGACGGGGGCGGCGAGCGAACGCGACGCAGAGCTCGTCGGCCGCGAGATCGCGCGGTCGAACCTGTTCAAGTGCGCGATCTTTGGCGGCGACCCCAACTGGGGTCGCGTGCTGTCCGCCATCGGCGTCACCGACGCCGCCTTCGACGCCGACGACCTCGACGTCTCCTTCAACGGCGTCATGGTCTGCCGCGCCGGGCAGATCGGCGAACCGCGCGACCTGGTCGACCTCAGCGGCCGCCACGTCCGCGTCACCGTCGACCTGCACGCAGGCGACCGGAGCGCCACCATCCTCACCAACGACCTCACCTATGACTACGTCAAGGAGAACGCGGAGTACTCGACATGAGCCCGAAGACCCTGGTGCAGCGGCACCCTGAGCTCCTCACCAAGGCATCCACGCTCATCGAGGCGCTGCCCTGGCTCGCGCAGTACGCGGGGGAGACGGTCGTCATCAAGTACGGCGGCAACGCGATGATCGACGACGACCTCAAGCGGGCGTTCGCCGAGGACATCGTCTTCCTCAAGCGCGTCGGCGTGAAGCCCGTCGTCGTGCACGGCGGTGGGCCGCAGATCACCGAGATGCTCGACAGGCTCGGCATCGTCTCGGAGTTCCGCGGCGGGCTGCGCGTCACGACCCCGGAGGCGATGGACGTCGTGCGGATGGTGCTCGTCGGCCAGGTCGGCCGCGAGCTCGTCAACCTGATCAACCAGCACGGCAACTTCGCCGTCGGCATGTCGGGCGAGGACGGCGGACTGTTCAGCGCCACCCGGCGCGGGCTGCAGGTCGGCGACGAGGAGATCGACCTGGGGCTGGTCGGTGACGTCGACGCGGTGGACCCGAGCTCGCTGATCGACCTGATCGACGCAGGGCGCATTCCCGTCGTCGCGACGGTCGCACCCGACAAGCAGGGCAACGCGCTCAACATCAACGGCGACACCTCGGCGGCGGCGCTCGCCGTGGCGCTCGGGGCGAAGCGGCTCGTGATGCTGACGAACGTTGCGGGGGTCTACGCGAACTGGCCCGACGAGGAGTCGATCATCACACAGATCGGCACCGACGAGGTCCGGGCGATGCTGCCGTCGCTCGATGCGGGCATGATCCCCAAGATGGAGGCCTGCCTGCGTGCGGTCGAGGGCGGCGTCACGTCCGCGACGGTGATCGACGGACGCGTCAAACACTGCCTGCTGCTCGAGATCTTCACGAACGAGGGCGTTGGCACCATGGTCACGAACGAGGAGCCGGGAGCATGACACAGGATCAGCTGATCCACCGCTACGACGCGGTCATGATGAACGCCTTCGGCGCGCCCAAGCGGGTCTTCGCCCGCGGCGAGGGAGTCCACGTCTGGGACGCCGACGGTCGCCGCTACACCGACCTGCTCTCCGGCATCGCGGTGCTCGCGCTCGGCCATGCCAACCCCGCGGTGACGCGGGCGATCACGGACCAGCTCCACCAGCTGGGCCACGTCTCGAACTTCTTCGCCAGCGAGCCGCAGGTGCGCCTCGCCGAGCGGCTCGCCGCGCTGACGGGCGCCGACGACACGCGCGTGTTCTTCGCGAACTCCGGAACGGAGGCGAACGAGGCGGCCTTCAAGATCACGAGGCTGACCGGGCGCACCCGGATCATCGCGATGGAGGGCTCCTTCCACGGCCGCACCATGGGGGCGCTGGCCCTGACCTCCTCCGAGAAGTACCGCGCGCCGTTCGAGCCGCTGCCCGGAGACGTGACCTTCGTGCCGTTCGGCGACGCCACGGCCTTGGCCGATGCCGTCGATGAGACCGTGGCCGCCGTCGTCCTCGAGACGGTGCAGGGGGAGAACGGCGTCGTGCCCGTGCCCGCCGGCTTCCTCGCGGAGGCGCGGCGGATCACCCGCGAGGCGGGCGCGCTGCTCTGGATCGACGAGGTCCAGACCGGCATGGGGCGCAGCGGTGAGTATCTCGCCCACCGGGCCGACGGCATCGTCGCGGATCTCGTGACGCTGGCCAAGGGGCTGGGCAACGGCTTCCCCATCGGGGCGTGCCTCGCCTCGGGGCCCGCGGCAGGGCTGATCACCCCCGGCCTCCACGGCACCACCTTCGGCGGCAACCCCGTCGCCGCTGCCGCTGGCAACGCCGTCCTCGACCAGCTCGAGGGGGGCGTGCTGGAGAACGCGCGCGCCGTCGGCGCCTGGCTGGCCGACGCGATCCGCGGGCTGGGCCACCCGAAGATCGCCGAGGTCCGGGGCCGCGGCCTGCTGCTCGGCGTCGTCCTGACCGAGGACATCGCCCCCCGGGTGGCAGACGCCGCGCTGGAGGCGGGCTGGATCATCAACGCACCGCGCCCCGGGGTGCTGCGCGTCGCCCCGCCCCTGATCTCGACGCGCGAGGACCTCGAGGGCTTCGTCGCCGTGCTGCCCGGACTGCTGGACGCCCATGGCTAACCCGACCCGCACCGGGCGCCTCGCGGTGCTGCGGCAACTCCTGCAGGAGGCGCGCTACACGTCGCAGGGGGAACTCATCGACGCGCTGGGCGAGCACGGCATCGTCGTCAGCCAGCCGACGCTGTCCAAGGACCTCCTCGAGCTCGGCGCCGTCAGGCAACGCGCCGTCGGCGGTGCCCTCGTGTACGCAGCGGCACTGGAGGAGGGGGAGGACGCCGTCCTCGAGAAGCTGGCCCGGCTGTGTGCCGAGCTGCTGCAGTCCATCCGGCACGCCGGAACCCAGATCCTCATCAAGACGCCGCCCGGGGCGGCGCAGTACTTCGCGTCGTACCTCGACCAGGCCTGCCTCCACGGCGTCCTCGGTACGATCGCAGGCGACGACACCCTCCTGGTGATCGCCACGGACGACGAGGCCGCAGAGTCGACGGTCGGACAGATCTCGGAGATGACCCGGACCGGAAGGCCGGCGGAGAGGGAGCAGTTGTGAGCACAGATCAGGGACGGCTCTGGGGCGGCCGGTTCGCCGGTGGGCCGAGCGACGCGATGTTCGCGCTGTCGAAATCGACGCAGTTCGACTGGCGGCTGGCGCTGCACGACATCGCCGGCTCGCGCGCGCACGCGAAGGCCCTGCGGGCGGCGGGCCTGCTGGACGACGGGCAGGCCGAGGCCATGGACGCGGGCCTGGCGGAGCTGGCCCGGCGGGTCGAGGCGGGCGAGTTCGTCGCGGCGGACTCCGACGAGGACGTACACGGGGCCCTGGAGCGCGGGCTCAAGGAGATCGTCGGACCGGAGCTGGGGGGCCGCATCCGCGCAGGCCGGTCCCGCAACGACCAGATCGCGACGCTCATCCGCAGCTACCTCCGCCACGAGATCCGACTCATCGCTCAGGACGTCGACGGCGTCATCGCGGCGCTGGCGGCGCAGGCGACGACGTACCTCGGCGCCGTGATGCCCGGGCGCACGCACCTGCAGTCGGCGCAGCCCATCCTGCTCAGCCACCACCTCCTCGCCCACGCCTG is from Tessaracoccus palaemonis and encodes:
- a CDS encoding arginine repressor, whose protein sequence is MANPTRTGRLAVLRQLLQEARYTSQGELIDALGEHGIVVSQPTLSKDLLELGAVRQRAVGGALVYAAALEEGEDAVLEKLARLCAELLQSIRHAGTQILIKTPPGAAQYFASYLDQACLHGVLGTIAGDDTLLVIATDDEAAESTVGQISEMTRTGRPAEREQL
- a CDS encoding GNAT family N-acetyltransferase; the encoded protein is MEITRLPRPTDPAGPDFAPFELDARLWDEVLAETAGDADLGQSALRRWAECDPNPHTSTHWFGASVDSRLVGVATLDLPQQDNRRIAYVSVAVEHDSRGRGIGGALLEAALETAQADGRTNFQAWTWETRRDPAEGGLSARDGDGVIDPASPRAGFLLAHGFRLAQVETMSRLMLPDRNRLLGMLGDAADAAGDDYELVSWVGATPPGHLDDVARLMEAMSTDVPTGEAELEAEAYDAARVRLADARLDLAGATQIVTAARHRRTGALVGFTRLIHDPARPEVGDQWDTLVVGPHRGHGLGLWMKCRNLIELSDARPAARRVVTGNASENAHMLAINTRLGFVPVAASGWFERREPTDGAQ
- the argC gene encoding N-acetyl-gamma-glutamyl-phosphate reductase, yielding MTYSVAVAGCTGYAGGELLRLLLAHPDVSIGALTGNSSVGDLLGQHQPHLAPLADRVVQETSAQVLAGHDVVFLALPHGTSAAIAEQLGDDVVVIDAGADFRLNDATQWKKFYGTPHAGTWPYGLPELPGAREALAGSRRVAVPGCYPTACTLALLPAVAGSLVDPSQIVIVAASGTSGAGKSLKPNLLGSEVMGSMSPYGVGGVHRHTPEITQNLAGVTDERVVVSFTPTLAPMPRGILATCSAPVAPGVTTDVARATYEAFYADEPFVDLLAEGVWPQTASIVGSNRVIVQVVVDETAGRLIAISAIDNLTKGTAGGAVQSMNLALGLPEGTGLSTVGVAP
- the argJ gene encoding bifunctional glutamate N-acetyltransferase/amino-acid acetyltransferase ArgJ, coding for MSITAPQGFVAAGVTAGLKPSGRADVALVRNLGPSMSAAAVFTSNRVFAAPVKWSRQAVADGQLQAVILNSGGANACTGPEGFADSAATASRVADRLGLITDNVAVCSTGLIGVRLPMDLLLAGVDDAAASLAPDGGPDAARAIMTTDTVPKEAVAEGAGWSIGGMAKGAGMLAPGLATMLVVLTTDAELPADALQGALREATRLSFDRADSDGCMSTNDTVILMSSGASGVTPGVAEFTASLTALCQDLARHLIADAEGAAHEIAIEVTGAASERDAELVGREIARSNLFKCAIFGGDPNWGRVLSAIGVTDAAFDADDLDVSFNGVMVCRAGQIGEPRDLVDLSGRHVRVTVDLHAGDRSATILTNDLTYDYVKENAEYST
- the argB gene encoding acetylglutamate kinase, with translation MSPKTLVQRHPELLTKASTLIEALPWLAQYAGETVVIKYGGNAMIDDDLKRAFAEDIVFLKRVGVKPVVVHGGGPQITEMLDRLGIVSEFRGGLRVTTPEAMDVVRMVLVGQVGRELVNLINQHGNFAVGMSGEDGGLFSATRRGLQVGDEEIDLGLVGDVDAVDPSSLIDLIDAGRIPVVATVAPDKQGNALNINGDTSAAALAVALGAKRLVMLTNVAGVYANWPDEESIITQIGTDEVRAMLPSLDAGMIPKMEACLRAVEGGVTSATVIDGRVKHCLLLEIFTNEGVGTMVTNEEPGA
- a CDS encoding cysteine hydrolase family protein, whose protein sequence is MTDNAWLVVIDGQRIFADPASEWGSPLWPGALEVISTLLPRFPGRTLLTRWVPPAPEKRVGSWRDYMSAWPFADRASDDPYLALVDELATVDAAVVDAPTFGKWEALAPLVGEAPDLVVVGVATDCCVISTVLPAADAGARITVVTDGCAGSTPENQAAALQVMGLFPPQVRLCTAAELG
- a CDS encoding TetR family transcriptional regulator, which encodes MALSRAAITGAGLEILDTYGLGDLSMRRVADTLGVQAGALYYHVPNKQSLLAALADEVLDAVDVPEAGLPLEEWLVAWASALRAALLARRDGAELVASSLALGLGGIDPTVPAVDRLAEAGVAMPGPTARALLHLVLGQAVTEQTQSQMHALGVLTSFDARRAEQDFACGVGIFVDGVSSRAPVAR
- a CDS encoding PfkB family carbohydrate kinase; translated protein: MPRVIHTGQALVDATATVPALPERGQNVMGERWSRSAGGAVNILAAAARSGAACVHAGAIGTGPNGDLVRAALAAEGVIWSADPVEELDTALCVVLVEPTGERTFVTLQGAERRLTVEALTSARPRPDDLVCVTGYTLAVDSTRDPLLTWLPSLPTGAPVVLDPGAAFAGLPAVIRDEMLSATSVWTSNLEEARALVGDLDMAAAAAAMSGLLPDGSVSIVRDGPAGCAVHAGGVVTSVPGYPRSPVDTNGAGDAHTGVLLAERAAGTGWVEACRRANIAGAITVTRLGPATCPTRAEIDAFDAALLQHSAHD
- a CDS encoding acetylornithine transaminase, which gives rise to MTQDQLIHRYDAVMMNAFGAPKRVFARGEGVHVWDADGRRYTDLLSGIAVLALGHANPAVTRAITDQLHQLGHVSNFFASEPQVRLAERLAALTGADDTRVFFANSGTEANEAAFKITRLTGRTRIIAMEGSFHGRTMGALALTSSEKYRAPFEPLPGDVTFVPFGDATALADAVDETVAAVVLETVQGENGVVPVPAGFLAEARRITREAGALLWIDEVQTGMGRSGEYLAHRADGIVADLVTLAKGLGNGFPIGACLASGPAAGLITPGLHGTTFGGNPVAAAAGNAVLDQLEGGVLENARAVGAWLADAIRGLGHPKIAEVRGRGLLLGVVLTEDIAPRVADAALEAGWIINAPRPGVLRVAPPLISTREDLEGFVAVLPGLLDAHG